From candidate division TA06 bacterium, the proteins below share one genomic window:
- the asnS gene encoding asparagine--tRNA ligase, whose translation MKAAFVEKISDFDGQEVELKGWLYNKRSSGKLVFLLLRDGTGTIQCVVSKADVDREFFERCEKLPQESSLILRGSVRKDARAPEGYELVVKSGEIVQQAEEYPIGPKEHGVAFLLEHRHLWIRSRKQHAILRIRAEVMRACRDFFDERGFVLADTPIFTPAPCESTSTLFETRYFDQMAYLTQSGQLYNEATCMTFGKSYCLGPSFRAEKSKTRRHLTEFWQVEPEVAYADLGDILNLAEQLVTYIVERVLEKRRKELDVLERETAPLERVSTPFPRIEYKDAVAALRESGLDISEGSDFGAPHETELSMNQEKPFFVIKYPARCKPFYMKRDPDDEALALCMDCLAPEGYGEIVGGGQREDDLNILLSRLDENNLQRKDFEWYLDLRRYGSVPHAGFGMGIERIVAWICKIQHLRETIPFPRMLDRVYP comes from the coding sequence TTGAAGGCAGCCTTCGTGGAAAAAATCTCTGATTTCGATGGCCAGGAAGTCGAGCTAAAAGGGTGGCTCTACAACAAACGGTCAAGCGGTAAGCTCGTTTTCCTGTTATTAAGAGACGGGACCGGCACAATCCAATGTGTCGTTTCAAAGGCCGATGTGGACAGAGAGTTCTTTGAAAGATGCGAAAAACTTCCTCAGGAGAGTTCTCTCATTCTGAGGGGATCGGTAAGAAAAGATGCCAGGGCGCCAGAGGGATACGAGTTGGTCGTCAAAAGTGGCGAGATAGTACAGCAGGCTGAAGAGTACCCTATAGGCCCGAAGGAACACGGCGTCGCGTTCCTTCTGGAACACAGGCATCTATGGATAAGGTCCAGGAAACAGCATGCGATCTTGAGGATAAGGGCTGAAGTGATGAGGGCGTGCAGGGACTTCTTTGATGAACGGGGGTTTGTTCTCGCAGACACACCCATCTTCACTCCTGCGCCATGTGAGTCGACATCGACGCTTTTTGAGACCAGGTATTTCGACCAGATGGCCTATCTCACCCAGAGTGGCCAGCTTTACAATGAAGCGACCTGCATGACATTTGGGAAGTCTTACTGCCTTGGCCCGTCATTCAGGGCAGAAAAGTCGAAGACGAGAAGGCATCTTACAGAATTCTGGCAGGTTGAGCCGGAGGTGGCCTATGCAGACCTCGGTGACATATTGAATCTGGCTGAGCAGCTTGTTACCTACATAGTAGAAAGAGTGCTGGAAAAGAGAAGGAAGGAATTGGATGTACTCGAACGTGAGACTGCACCGCTGGAGAGGGTTAGCACTCCATTTCCAAGGATTGAATATAAAGATGCTGTGGCTGCACTGAGAGAAAGCGGGCTGGACATATCTGAGGGGAGTGATTTTGGCGCTCCACACGAGACAGAGCTTTCTATGAATCAAGAGAAGCCGTTCTTCGTCATCAAGTATCCGGCCAGGTGTAAGCCATTCTATATGAAGAGAGACCCGGATGATGAAGCGCTTGCTCTGTGTATGGATTGTCTTGCGCCCGAAGGCTATGGTGAAATAGTAGGAGGTGGACAGAGGGAGGATGACCTGAACATTCTCCTCAGCAGGTTAGATGAGAACAACCTGCAGAGAAAGGATTTTGAATGGTATCTGGACCTACGGAGATACGGTTCAGTCCCCCATGCTGGATTTGGGATGGGCATAGAAAGGATCGTCGCTTGGATCTGCAAGATTCAGCACCTGAGAGAGACGATTCCGTTTCCAAGAATGCTTGATCGTGTATATCCCTGA
- a CDS encoding N-acetyltransferase codes for MIEDLKSSFPKVKFGRQCIVYEGVKIGKGTTVHHLVVLGMPPRGKSEGELATRIGGSSIIRPFTTIYAGCEIGDFLQTGQGASIREDNIISDRVSVGTNSVLEFGNRIGKNVRIHSNCFLEMVTVEDNVFIGPGVVFTDDPHPMGCPRYTECRGGVKVKKLARIGAGCVILPGVTIGRNSLIGAGSLVVKDVPDDVVAAGHPANVIKKIDELVCPPGFFERPYVWPPYEKQA; via the coding sequence ATGATAGAAGATTTGAAGTCGTCGTTCCCAAAGGTTAAATTTGGTCGGCAGTGTATTGTCTATGAAGGAGTGAAGATAGGAAAAGGAACGACTGTTCACCACCTTGTCGTCCTCGGGATGCCTCCCAGGGGAAAGTCTGAGGGGGAACTCGCGACGCGCATAGGGGGTTCGTCTATCATCAGGCCTTTCACCACCATCTATGCAGGGTGTGAGATTGGAGATTTTCTGCAAACCGGCCAGGGGGCGTCCATCAGGGAAGACAACATCATCTCTGACAGGGTCTCAGTGGGAACAAATTCCGTTCTTGAATTCGGGAACCGAATAGGCAAAAATGTGAGGATTCATAGCAACTGCTTTCTGGAAATGGTCACTGTGGAGGACAATGTGTTTATTGGCCCGGGGGTGGTGTTTACTGATGACCCTCATCCCATGGGCTGCCCTCGTTACACAGAGTGCCGTGGCGGGGTCAAAGTGAAGAAGCTTGCTCGTATTGGAGCCGGCTGTGTCATCCTCCCGGGCGTTACCATTGGCAGAAACTCTCTGATAGGAGCTGGGAGTCTGGTTGTCAAGGATGTGCCTGACGATGTTGTGGCGGCAGGGCATCCTGCGAACGTCATCAAGAAAATCGATGAGCTTGTATGTCCGCCGGGTTTCTTTGAGAGACCCTATGTGTGGCCTCCATATGAAAAGCAAGCTTGA